The window GCGCAGGCCCTTTCTTACGCGGCATTTTTGCGGGGTATGACGAGGGAGACGCTTGGTGAGGTGTTAGCGAGCAGCTATTTGTGGAAAAAAGGTTTCGATTCGTTGGAGGCATATCTCGAAGCCGTGTTTCAACCTGGTATTGCATCGTCGTATGAATTCAATCAGACGATGGAGCGTTCATTGTCGGAAGGGGAGTTTCGCATCGTCTTTGTCCTAGATGAGGTGCCGCAGGATTTACTCCGTCTTCTAGCGTATCTCGAAGAAAAAACACACGGACTGACACTCGATATTATTACAATTTCTTCGTTTCTGGTCGGTCAATCGCTATTACTGCTGCCCCAACGTATTGCTCCCGATATCAGGGCAATTGCACAATCGCTCATTCTTCCATCCGACGGGAAGAAACAGGGCACTGGGCTGTTCGAGCAGGCAGTAAAGGACGGACCACAGACCTACCGCGCTGAATATAACTCCATGATCGCTTGGGCACAGCAGCTAGGCAACGAAAACAATGCGCGCATATTTTCGTGGTCTGGAAAACAATACGTCACTATTCTTCCGTATCTACCGTCCGAAAATGCAGGACTCGTATCCCTGTATTATACACCAGAGAAACCACCTTCAATACAGTTGTGGCGCAGCGTCTTTGAGAAGGCGGCGCCAAACAGTATCGAGCCGATAGAAGTCTTGATCGGGAAAAGTATCGGACAAGGCAGCAGCACAACCAATCTTTCCGAAGAGTTGTATGCGCTGCTTCACGCCGCATATGTTGAAGCAAGATCAGAATGACTTTGTTATAACGCGGATCGTGGTTAGCCGAGGCATACATCTCAAGCCGGTGCACGGCCCTGGAATTGCTGTGAATCTTGCCCGTAACAGATGTCTTTCTGTCTAATTACATCAAATCAATCAGGAAGTATCATACTATGCCTCGATCCTCAATGACGCTTCACTCGATTGTACTCGCGCTTCTCACGTTGTGTACTGTGTGTTTCGGACAGCACCTCGCGGCGCAACCGCGAGTACCCGAGGGTAACAAGTGGACACCCATTGGCCGCACGGTTGCAGCACTTGGGAAGAATATCGGCAGCATGATGCAGGACAGCAGGAACAACTACTGGTTTGCAAGCAACGGCGAAGGTGTGTTTTACTACGACGGCACGCGACTGGTGCAGATTACAGATAGGGACGGCCTGTGCAGCAACTTTGTGCGCCTCGTCAAGGAAGATGTGCACGGGAAAATATGGTTCACAACCAGTGACGGTGTGTGTTGTTACGACGGACAGTCCATCATCGATTACACCGCCCGCATCAATACGGCACCTCCCGGGATATTTCGACCCTCACCAGGCGATCTCTTCTTCGGGCGGCCGGACGGCATGTGTGTGTACAACGGAAAGTCGTTCACCAGTTTCGCCATTCATCCCGTCACCTACTTCCCGTCACCCAACGATATCAACCGCCCGTACAGCGTCTATTCAACCCTTGTTGACCGGGAGGGCAGTGTCTGGTTCGGAACGCAGGAGCGTGGTGTGTGCCGATTTGACGGCGCACGGTACACCTATTTCACCGCGCACGGATTGGACAAGGCGGCCGTCCGTACACTGTTCCAGGACAAGTCCGGGAACATCTGGGCGGGCAACAATGGCGCGGGTTTGTTTCGCTACACGGGGGTGGAGTTTGAGAACGTAACCGATGAACACGGTCTGGCCAATCCCGGCTTTCTCAAGAAACTCGGGGCCAAGGAAGGCACGTTGGCGCGGCCGTGGACGATGGCCGAAGACGAAACAGGAACTCTCTTGATCGGCAGCATCGATGCAGGTCTGTGGAAGTATGATGGCCGCGTGTTCACGAATTTCACCACGAAGGACGGACTGCCCGGCAATTCGATCTGGACAATCAGCAAGGATCGGCAGGGCAGACTGTGGTTTGTTGTAGGCGGTGAAACGATAGGGACTTTCAACGGAAATACATTCGCACGATTCACGATGTAGCGAGCACGCGCTAGTATGCTCACCACGTCTGTCATTTCCGCCCAGGACACTGCCGCATTGGAACAGGTGCGAGCACTGTTCCGCGAATACCAGGCCTCCCTCGATGTTGATCTCTGCTTTCAGGACTTCGAGACCGAAGTGTCTACACTGCCGGGTGTGTACTCGCCGCCGGGTGGTCGACTGTACCTGGGATGTATCGACGATGAGCCGGCCTGTTGTGGCGCCCTGCGCGCGTGGGACAGTGACACGGCCGAGATGAAACGGCTCTACGTGCGCCCCGCTTTCCGCGGGCGCGGCTACGGCCTGCTTCTGACGCGCACCATCATCCACGATGCCGTGTCGTTGGGCTATCGCTCCCTCGTGCTCGACACACTCCCGTCCATGCACACAGCGCAGGCAATGTACGAGGCGCTGGGCTTCCGCGATAT of the Ignavibacteriota bacterium genome contains:
- a CDS encoding GNAT family N-acetyltransferase, producing MLTTSVISAQDTAALEQVRALFREYQASLDVDLCFQDFETEVSTLPGVYSPPGGRLYLGCIDDEPACCGALRAWDSDTAEMKRLYVRPAFRGRGYGLLLTRTIIHDAVSLGYRSLVLDTLPSMHTAQAMYEALGFRDIPPYRTNPVPGARYMALDLKSVSIGRVDSL